Part of the uncultured Anaeromusa sp. genome is shown below.
ATGGGAAGGGGATTCGCCAAATAGAGTTTTTATTTGGTTGTAATTCAAAACATTCCATCGTTGTAGGTGGGATGTTTTCTTTTGTCTTAGACAGAAGAAAAAGTGGATCTTGAATCTTCCGTCTGGAGTGTGATGGGAGTTTTAAGATAGATTTATTTCATTGCTCACTATAAGTCTCGCATAGAGACGAGCCCCAGGGGTAGGGGCTTCTTTTTTCTAATCCAGGTAAAAGAGCAAACGCTTAGAAGCCTGATTTGATAGAACTGTTGGTGCTGTACAGAAGGGAGCGAGGGAAATGGCGGTAGAGCGTTCTTGTCAAGAATGGGAAGAGAAAAAAGCATTAATGCAAGGTGCGGCAGCTTTTTTTGCTGGAATACCAGACGTAAACTCTACCGAAAATGCCCCGCTTCAGTGTTATTTGCAAGCATGTTCTTTGCTGGAGCGCCAGGGAGTTGAAAGAAGTTGTACGCAAAAAGGATTTTTGCGTAGCAACGCTTTAAAAGAAACTGATGCTAGGAAGAAAATGGTTTTTCAAAACCAAAATTATTTTTGGGGAGATATCCAAGGGCAAGATGCTTTTGCTAGAGGATATCGCAGTGCTATGGCTACTTTATTCCAGCTTTTACCGATACCAAAGAGAAAGCAGAGCAAGGAAGCAAGGGTTGTTTTACTTGGCGGTTCACCTGCGTATGCAGGTGATTTGGTGCGTATAGTGCGTCTTCGCGAGTTATTGCGTCAAAAAAGTATTGTTGTAAAAGCGATACCGGGAATGGGAAGCTCTTTAGAAGAAATTGCCGAGTCTGTACAAGTTTCCTTGAATGTAGTTGTGCATAAAGAATTGGGAGCGCCAATGGCTCGTTATTTGCAGCGTGAATATGGAATTCCTTGGTTGTTGCTGCCTTTATTTACTAGTGAAGCACAGCAAATACAAAGTATTGAAAAGGCGCTGGAAAAGCCGCAACGGCAATGTAACTCTGCGGATCGAGAAGACTCTCCGGCTGCGCTGTCGCCAGTGGTTTTTTATATAGGATCTTGCCAAAAGGAGAATGATTGTGAAGCCCATAATCTTCAGCAGTAATATTGATCGTCAGTATCGCCAAATGCAACAAGCGTTACAGGAATTGCGCAGCGGTGATGAGACAATAAACCTAGGTCGTGTCGTGGATTTACATGAAAATTTACGATGGAATATAGAATGGCAGCGGCAGTTAGATAACTGCGGCTGCTTTATCTGTTCCTGGATGGGACATGGTAAAGAATGGGATTTTCTAAAAAAAACAATAGACTATTTAAAGTATCGAGGAAAAAAGTACATAGTTCTGCCGGCGAATCCTTTGGCGGAAGGTGGAGAAAAACAAGGGTTTGAAGAAGAAGAGCAAACTCGTTTGCGGCGATATTTGACTTATGGAGGAAAAGAAAATTATTGCAATCTTTGGCTCTGGCTTCGCAATGTCGCTGAAGGTAACGGCGAGTTATGGAAGGAACCTGTGCCTCAGTCCTGGCAAGGAATCTTTCGTCCTGGTCAGGAAGGAACAATACAAGATATTGCAATTTACAAAGAGCAATTTTTACACGGGGCTAAATTAGTTGCGGGCGTCTTGTTTCCACGCGATGAGTGGGTTTGGCGCGATTTGCGGCATCAGGAAAGCTTGATTCGAGAGTTGGAGGCGCAGGGGCTGCAGGTCATTCCGGTTTTTAGCCATTGGGCCAAGAACGAGGCTTTAGGGGCGCCGGGCGTAGATGAGGCGGTACGGCGTTTTTTCTTTGATGCAACAGGACGCTGCTTAGTGGATGTTGTTATTAATTGCTTCAAGTTTTCCCTTACTGTTGGCCGTCCTGTGGATCCTTTGTTTTTACAGAAATTGAATGTGCCGATTTTACAAGGCGTTACCTTGCTGCAAACAGAGGAGAGCTGGGAGACAAGCGTAACCGGTCTAAACCCTGTAGAACTTTCTTGCTGTGTTGTGCTTCCAGAGTTTGACGGTGTGATTCATGGAGCGCCTCTGGCAGCGAAAAATCCAGCTGAAGACGGGGCAAGTCATTTTGAACCGATCGCGGAACGGTGCAAGGCTATGGCTGCCAGGGCGGCAAAGTGGGCTAGGCTGCGTCAGAAGAAGAATAGCGAAAAGAAAATTGCTATCATTTTTCATAATTATCCGCCCCGCAATTTCAATATCGGTACGGCGGAAGGTCTTGATTCTCCCGCAAGCGTACAGCGGCTGCTGGAGAGAATGGAGGCAGCCGGCTATCTAGTTGGCGAGCTGCCCGCGAATGGGGCGGAGCTGCTGGAAGCCATGCTGGCCCAAGCGACCAATGACGGACGTTTTTTGACAGACAAACAAAAGAAGACTGCTTTGGGCTGGGTTGAGTCAAAACGGGTTCAAGAATGGGCGAAACAGTGGCCCCCAAAAGTGCGGACGCATATGAAGGAAAGCTGGGGAGAGGCTCCGGGAGAAGCCTTTTGTTATGAAGAAGGCTTGCTGGTGCCTGGTTTACGCCTGGGTAATGTGGTGGTTACGGTTCAGCCGCCGCGAGGCTTTGAAGGAGATCCGGGGAAACTGTATCATTCGCCGGATTGTGCGCCCACCTATCATTACTTGGCCTGTTATCGTTGGCTGAAAGAGGATTTTCAAGCGGATGCGGTGGTACATATTGGCACTCATGGCTCGTTGGAATGGCTGCCAGGCAAGGGCGCGGGACTGAGCGAAGCGTGCTATCCGGATTTGGCATTGGCGGACTTGCCGAACGTATATCCGTACTTGATTACGGTTATTGGCGAAGGCGTACAGGCTAAACGGCGCAGCGCCGCCTGCCTAATCGGGCATTTGCCGACGCCCATGGCTAGGGCGGAAGCGTATGAAGAACTGGAAGAATTAGAAAAAATGCTCGAAGAGTACCAGCATTTCCTAACCTTTCAACCGGAACAGGCGGAGGTAGCGGCTGGACGAATTCGGGAAAAAGCGGCGACTGCATCCATGGAAAAGGAAGTGCCGCCGGAGGCGGACTTTTCAGCTTATGCTTTAAAGCTGCACGCCTATATTTCAGATATTAAAAACATGTCCATTCGTACAGGTTTGCATATACTCGGGCAGGCGCCGCAGCAGGAGACTCTTCTTGGCTACTTGCTGGCGCTGACTCGCGTCGAGCAGGCGGAGCAGCCTTCTTTGCCGAAACTGCTGGTTAACATCCGCGGCTATGAGTATGAGGCTTTGCTGGCGGCAAGCGGCGTGCTGACGCCAGACGGCCTGCAAACGCAGGGGCGGATTTTGGATGAAGTGGAAGAAGCGGCCAGGCGTTTTATCGGCATTTTGCAAGCCGGGAATTTTAATGAAGCGGCGCGGCGAAGCGCGGTGGCTAGTATTGGTGATTGTGATGCTTTGTTGCGGGAACAGCTGGCAGGGTTAGCGGAGCATATTTGCGAAGTGCTGGTTCCGGCATTGCAGGCGACAAGTCAGGAAATGGGCCATTTGCTGGACGCTTTATCCGGCTGTTATGTAGAGCCGGGCCCTGCTGGCTCGCCTACCAGCGGTATGACTGACGTACTGCCCACAGGGCGCAATTTTTATGGCGTCGATCCAAAGCTGCTGCCCTCCCCGGCGGCGTGGGAGCTGGGCTGCCAACTAGGTGATGGCGTGATTGCCCGTTACATTGCGGAAGAAGGGCGGTATCCGGAAAATATTGGCATGATTTTTTGGAGCGGCGCCAATATGCGCAGCCGAGGGCAATGCATTGCGGAATTTCTTTACTTTTTAGGAGTGCGGCCGGTTTGGCAAAAAGGAAGTCAGCGGGTCATTGCCTTGGAAGTGATCCCACTGGCGGAATTGAAACGTCCGCGCCTGGACGTAACCGCCCGCATCAGCGGCATGTTTCGCGATGCCATGCCGGTAGTGGTTCAATGGATGGATGAAGCCGTTTCCATGGTGGCTGCCTTGGAAGAAGACGCCGAGGATAACTATGTGCGCAAGCATGTGCAGCAGGATGCCGCGCAGCTGGCGGTAAACGGTGCTGCGCCAAGCGACGCTTGGCGTCAGGCGAGCTTTCGTATTTTTGGCTGTCCGCCGGGCGCCTATGGCGCCGGTGTGGGAAGCGTCATTGAAGAGCGCAACTGGGAGTCGGTAGACGATTTAGCGAAAGCCTATGTGCGCTGGGGCGCTCATGCTTATGGCGCAAAAGCTCAGGGGGATTTTGTGCCTGCCTTGTTTGCGCAGCGCTTGCAGATGCTGGATGTAACGGTGAAAAACGAAGACAATCGGGAAGTCAACATGTTCAATTCGGATGATTTCAACTCCTATCATGGCGGCATGATTGCCGCTGTTAGGTCGCTGAAAGGGGAAGCTCCCCGCTCTTATTGCGGCGACACCTCGGATCGCGGCCAGGTGAAGGTGCGGTCGCTCCAGGAGGAAGTGAAGCGTCTTTTTCGCGGCGAGATGGCGAATCCTAAATTTATTGAAGGTATGAAACATCACGGTTATAAAGGCGCAGCAGATTTAGCCGGCTTGGTTTCTCGCTGCTTGGGCTGGGATGCCACCAGCGCGGTCATGGAAGACTGGATGTATCAAACTTTGGCGGAAAAATATGCTCTTGACGCGACTATGCAGGAGTGGATGAAAGAGGTCAATCCGTGGGCGTTGGAGCGCATTACGGAGAAACTCTTGGAAGCGTCACAGCGGCAGTTGTGGCAGACAGACGAAGCCATGCTGCAGCAGTTGCGCCGGTTGCAGTTGGATATTGAAGGAGACCTGGAGGAACGAAGCGATGCATAGCTGGCAAGGCTGCCGCGTTTTGATTTTGGAATTGACAGGGCAATGTAATTTTGCCTGCCGCTACTGTTATGCCGCCGGAAAAAAGCCGTTGTCCATGCCGCTGGCGGTCGCTAAGCAGGCGATAGCCTCCGTAGCGGCATCACAAGAATCACAAGAGCCATTTTTAGTGCAGTTTACAGGAGGAGAGCCGCTGCTGGCGGCGGAGGCGCTGCTCAAGACGGCGGCCTGGATTCGGGAACGAAAATGGCCGGCTGTGCTGCAGATGCAGACAAATGGCTCGCTTCTTACGGCGGAGCTAGCGAAACAGCTGCGTCAATACGGAGTCGGCGTGGGGGTTAGTGTGGACGGCAGGCCTGCGGTTCACGATCAAATGCGCTGCTTTCCGGACGGCAAAGGAACTATGCAATCCGTGGCTTTGGGTATGAAGAATTTGGCGGAAGAAAAATGCGGCGCAGGAGTTACTTGCGTGGTTACGGCGGAAAATGTTCTTAAGCTGTCGGAGACGGTTGATATGGCGTGCTACTTAGGGTGCGCGCGCTCGTTAGGCTTTGATCTGCTGCGTCCAAGAGGCAGAGGCGATCAGGTGCAAGCGCCGCAAGCGGCGCAAGTGGAGCAGGGCTTTTGGCAGGCGCTGGAGAGAAATGAGTTTTGGCGCAAGGCTAACGGGGGGGCTCTGGAGATGGCCCAAGTCGCCAGAGTCGATAAATTGCAGCAAAGCAAGCTAGCCTGCTTTGGACACTGTCATGCGATGACTGGCGAAGCCTTGTATGTGGCTGCAGACGGCTCGCTATACGCTTGCGCGTCGTTGTCAGGGGATGCGCATTTTTACCTGGGGCGCGTAGAGGAAGGACCGGAGCCGCTTTTACGCAAGCGCGCGGCGGAACGAATCTGCGACGGTATGGCTATGTGTCGCAACTGCCAATGGCTGCCGCATTGCGGCGGCGGCTGTTTTTCCAGATGGTACGATGCACAAGGAGCGCCGCAGAACGTCGAAGGGGAATGTGCGTTGAAACGCACGGCGGCGCGCTGGTGGCTGCAAGAGCATAAGCAATAAAGATAGATGGAGGAGTTAACTATGAAACGAACCCAAGTATATCCTTTTAGCGCTATTGTCGGGCAGGAGGACATGAAGCTGGCTCTGCTTTTAAATGTGGTGAATCCGGCATTAGGGGGCGTATTGGTTAAAGGGGAAAAGGGAACTGCAAAGTCAACGGCCGTACGGGCCTTGGCGGCGCTCTTGCCGGCTGTTGAAATGGCGGCTGGCTGTCCCTTTCATTGCGACCCGACGGATGCGGGACGCTTATGTGACGCTTGTGCCGCCAAACTGGCGAAGAATGGCGCCCTTAGCGGCGTTTCAGGCTTTATGCGCGTCGTGGAACTGCCTGTGAGCGCTACGGAAGACCGGGTAGTGGGGACCTTGGATATGGAGTACGCCATTAAAGAAGGGGAAAAGAAATTTGAACCCGGCATTTTGGCGGAAGCCAATCGCAATATTTTGTATGTTGATGAAATCAATTTGCTTGACGATCATGTAGTGGATGTTTTGCTGGACGCCGCGGCGATGGGCGTCAATACGGTAGAACGCGAAGGCGTTTCTTATTCGCATCCGGCCCGGTTTGTGCTGGTTGGTACGATGAACCCGGAAGAGGGGGATATTCGCCCGCAGTTATTGGACCGTTTTGCGCTGTCTGTGGAAGTGGCTGGCGAAAATGAAGCTTCTTCTCGGGTGGAGGTCATTAAACGGCGCATGGCTTATGAAGCGGGGCCAAGGGAATTTCGCGGCGCTTGGGAGGCGGCGGAAGAGGAATTGGCGCGGAAAATTACCGCC
Proteins encoded:
- a CDS encoding nitrogenase component 1, giving the protein MAVERSCQEWEEKKALMQGAAAFFAGIPDVNSTENAPLQCYLQACSLLERQGVERSCTQKGFLRSNALKETDARKKMVFQNQNYFWGDIQGQDAFARGYRSAMATLFQLLPIPKRKQSKEARVVLLGGSPAYAGDLVRIVRLRELLRQKSIVVKAIPGMGSSLEEIAESVQVSLNVVVHKELGAPMARYLQREYGIPWLLLPLFTSEAQQIQSIEKALEKPQRQCNSADREDSPAALSPVVFYIGSCQKENDCEAHNLQQ
- the cobN gene encoding cobaltochelatase subunit CobN, with amino-acid sequence MIVKPIIFSSNIDRQYRQMQQALQELRSGDETINLGRVVDLHENLRWNIEWQRQLDNCGCFICSWMGHGKEWDFLKKTIDYLKYRGKKYIVLPANPLAEGGEKQGFEEEEQTRLRRYLTYGGKENYCNLWLWLRNVAEGNGELWKEPVPQSWQGIFRPGQEGTIQDIAIYKEQFLHGAKLVAGVLFPRDEWVWRDLRHQESLIRELEAQGLQVIPVFSHWAKNEALGAPGVDEAVRRFFFDATGRCLVDVVINCFKFSLTVGRPVDPLFLQKLNVPILQGVTLLQTEESWETSVTGLNPVELSCCVVLPEFDGVIHGAPLAAKNPAEDGASHFEPIAERCKAMAARAAKWARLRQKKNSEKKIAIIFHNYPPRNFNIGTAEGLDSPASVQRLLERMEAAGYLVGELPANGAELLEAMLAQATNDGRFLTDKQKKTALGWVESKRVQEWAKQWPPKVRTHMKESWGEAPGEAFCYEEGLLVPGLRLGNVVVTVQPPRGFEGDPGKLYHSPDCAPTYHYLACYRWLKEDFQADAVVHIGTHGSLEWLPGKGAGLSEACYPDLALADLPNVYPYLITVIGEGVQAKRRSAACLIGHLPTPMARAEAYEELEELEKMLEEYQHFLTFQPEQAEVAAGRIREKAATASMEKEVPPEADFSAYALKLHAYISDIKNMSIRTGLHILGQAPQQETLLGYLLALTRVEQAEQPSLPKLLVNIRGYEYEALLAASGVLTPDGLQTQGRILDEVEEAARRFIGILQAGNFNEAARRSAVASIGDCDALLREQLAGLAEHICEVLVPALQATSQEMGHLLDALSGCYVEPGPAGSPTSGMTDVLPTGRNFYGVDPKLLPSPAAWELGCQLGDGVIARYIAEEGRYPENIGMIFWSGANMRSRGQCIAEFLYFLGVRPVWQKGSQRVIALEVIPLAELKRPRLDVTARISGMFRDAMPVVVQWMDEAVSMVAALEEDAEDNYVRKHVQQDAAQLAVNGAAPSDAWRQASFRIFGCPPGAYGAGVGSVIEERNWESVDDLAKAYVRWGAHAYGAKAQGDFVPALFAQRLQMLDVTVKNEDNREVNMFNSDDFNSYHGGMIAAVRSLKGEAPRSYCGDTSDRGQVKVRSLQEEVKRLFRGEMANPKFIEGMKHHGYKGAADLAGLVSRCLGWDATSAVMEDWMYQTLAEKYALDATMQEWMKEVNPWALERITEKLLEASQRQLWQTDEAMLQQLRRLQLDIEGDLEERSDA
- a CDS encoding radical SAM protein is translated as MHSWQGCRVLILELTGQCNFACRYCYAAGKKPLSMPLAVAKQAIASVAASQESQEPFLVQFTGGEPLLAAEALLKTAAWIRERKWPAVLQMQTNGSLLTAELAKQLRQYGVGVGVSVDGRPAVHDQMRCFPDGKGTMQSVALGMKNLAEEKCGAGVTCVVTAENVLKLSETVDMACYLGCARSLGFDLLRPRGRGDQVQAPQAAQVEQGFWQALERNEFWRKANGGALEMAQVARVDKLQQSKLACFGHCHAMTGEALYVAADGSLYACASLSGDAHFYLGRVEEGPEPLLRKRAAERICDGMAMCRNCQWLPHCGGGCFSRWYDAQGAPQNVEGECALKRTAARWWLQEHKQ
- a CDS encoding AAA family ATPase; its protein translation is MKRTQVYPFSAIVGQEDMKLALLLNVVNPALGGVLVKGEKGTAKSTAVRALAALLPAVEMAAGCPFHCDPTDAGRLCDACAAKLAKNGALSGVSGFMRVVELPVSATEDRVVGTLDMEYAIKEGEKKFEPGILAEANRNILYVDEINLLDDHVVDVLLDAAAMGVNTVEREGVSYSHPARFVLVGTMNPEEGDIRPQLLDRFALSVEVAGENEASSRVEVIKRRMAYEAGPREFRGAWEAAEEELARKITAARKLLPQVAIEDELLLRVAEASLKLGVDGHRADITVIKTALTLAALEERKEATLLDVRRAASLALPHRMRRRPFEEASLSVQVLDELFGAAEENGTCAAAE